A section of the Paramisgurnus dabryanus chromosome 4, PD_genome_1.1, whole genome shotgun sequence genome encodes:
- the cbr1 gene encoding carbonyl reductase [NADPH] 1: protein MSNTKVALVTGSNKGIGLAIVRAMCKQYAGDVYLSARDVGRGNAAVEGLKKEGLSPLFHQLDINDPNSIRTARDFFKEKYGGLDVLVNNAGIAFKNADTTAFGIQADVTLKTNFFATRDMCNVFLPIIKPGGRLVNVSSMMSSMALGKCSPELQARFRSDDITEEELVGLMERFVSDAQAGLHSERGWPSSAYGISKTGLTTLTRILGRNLTKERPGDEILCNACCPGWVRTDMAGPNATKSPDEGAVTPVYLALLPAGAKEPHGQFVSELKVQPW from the exons ATGAGCAACACCAAAGTAGCCCTGGTCACTGGTTCAAATAAAGGCATCGGGCTCGCTATCGTGCGGGCAATGTGTAAGCAATACGCCGGGGACGTGTACTTGTCAGCCCGGGATGTGGGACGAGGAAACGCGGCGGTGGAGGGTCTGAAGAAAGAGGGTCTCTCACCCCTTTTCCATCAGCTGGATATTAATGACCCAAACAGCATTCGTACTGCACGAGACTTCTTCAAAGAGAAGTACGGGGGCTTGGACGTGCTCGTCAACAACGCTGGAATTGCCTTCAAAA atgcAGATACAACAGCATTTGGAATTCAGGCGGATGTGACATTAAAGACCAATTTCTTTGCCACCAGAGATATGTGCAATGTCTTCTTGCCCATTATCAAACCTGGAG GTAGGCTGGTGAATGTCTCCAGCATGATGAGCTCTATGGCTTTGGGCAAGTGTAGTCCAGAACTCCAGGCCCGTTTCCGTAGCGACGACATCACCGAGGAGGAACTGGTCGGGTTGATGGAGCGATTCGTTAGTGATGCCCAGGCAGGTCTCCACTCTGAACGAGGCTGGCCCAGTTCTGCGTATGGGATCTCCAAAACCGGCCTCACCACCCTGACTAGGATCCTGGGCCGAAATCTGACCAAAGAGAGGCCTGGAGATGAGATCCTGTGCAATGCATGCTGTCCTGGATGGGTCAGAACTGACATGGCTGGGCCAAATGCAACAAAGTCACCAGATGAGGGTGCTGTCACTCCAGTGTACTTAGCACTGCTGCCCGCGGGGGCAAAAGAGCCCCATGGACAGTTTGTGTCGGAGTTGAAAGTTCAGCCGTGGTGA
- the setd4 gene encoding SET domain-containing protein 4 isoform X1: MDKPGRRCGRRARSKRRRKKRDNVPQVTLSHEAQFVHLRKWLNERWFTSQSLIPVNFHDTGRGLMSTRAIKANGKVISLPENCLLTTRTVLRSYMGDYIKSMQPPISPLLALCCFLIAERHFGDASDWSPYINILPKTYTCPVYFPDDIIGLLPGSLRKKAAEQKEKFQDLYSSSLTFFRSLQPLFSQPAEKLFTQDALRWAWCSVNTRTVYMEHYQSNYLSREKDVYALAPYLDLLNHCPNVQVEASFNKETRCYEIKSVKGCKKFQQAFINYGPHDNHRLLLEYGFVAPDNPQSVVYVDLEVLQLCYDKRDKQLAQKLLYLKDNDFLSNLTFSMDGPSWRLMTALRLLSLRPEQYASWKNVLLGASVSQEQEDWCINCALKLCNNLIEDSVNALERLSQLKEDTDLSRLEQLCVVESLRQEEQRILEHTRVLLQNLQRQ; the protein is encoded by the exons ATGGACAAACCCGGGCGTCGTTGTGGTAGAAGAGCAAGGAGCAAAAGACGACGAAAAAAACGCGATAATGTCCCACAAG TTACGCTTTCTCACGAGGCTCAGTTTGTTCATTTGAGGAAATGGCTGAATGAAAGATGGTTTACTTCTCAGTCTCTCATCCCTGTCAACTTCCATG ATACAGGACGGGGGCTTATGTCTACTCGCGCTATCAAG GCTAATGGCAAGGTGATTTCCTTACCCGAGAACTGCTTACTGACCACCAGAACAGTGCTTAGAAGTTACATGGGGGATTATATAAAAAG TATGCAGCCGCCAATATCTCCTCTCCTGGCTCTTTGTTGTTTCCTCATTGCTGAGAGACATTTTGGAGATGCATCAGACTGGAGTCCATACATCAATATCCTTCCAAAGACATACACGTGCCCTGTGTACTTCCCCGATGACATCATTGGCCTCCTGCCTGGGAGTCTCCGGAAAAAAGCCGCAGAGCAGAAAGAAAAGTTTCAGGATCTCTATTCCTCCTCGCTTACGTTTTTCCGTTCCCTCCAGCCACTTTTTAGCCAGCCAGCAGAGAAGCTGTTTACCCAGGATGCACTGCGGTGGGCTTGGTGCAGCGTTAACACTCGTACGGTGTATATGGAGCATTATCAGAGTAACTATCTTTCCCGGGAGAAGGACGTTTATGCGCTCGCACCGTACCTTGACCTGTTGAACCACTGTCCTAACGTCCAA GTTGAAGCCAGCTTTAATAAAGAAACCCGCTGCTATGAGATTAAAAGTGTTAAAGGCTGTAAAAAGTTCCAGCAGGCGTTCATCAACTACGGACCTCATGACAACCATAGACTGCTTTTGGAATATGGCTTTGTCGCTCCTGACAATCCCCAAAGTGTAGTATATGTTGATTTAG AAGTTCTACAATTGTgctatgataaaagagacaaaCAGCTAGCACAGAAACTACTGTACCTAAAGGACAATGATTTTCTAAG TAATTTGACCTTCAGTATGGACGGCCCTTCCTGGCGACTGATGACTGCATTAAGACTTCTGTCTTTAAGACCAGAGCAATA TGCTAGTTGGAAAAATGTCCTCTTGGGGGCATCAGTGAGCCAGGAGCAGGAAGATTGGTGCATTAACTGTGCCCTAAAGCTTTGCAATAACCTCATTGAAGACAGTGTCAATGCACTAGAGAGG CTATCTCAGCTCAAAGAGGATACGGACCTGTCTCGCCTCGAGCAACTGTGTGTGGTGGAGAGCCTGAGACAAGAGGAGCAAAGGATTCTGGAACACACACGAGTGCTTCTACAAAACCTCCAGAGACAATAG
- the setd4 gene encoding SET domain-containing protein 4 isoform X2, producing the protein MDKPGRRCGRRARSKRRRKKRDNVPQVTLSHEAQFVHLRKWLNERWFTSQSLIPVNFHDTGRGLMSTRAIKANGKVISLPENCLLTTRTVLRSYMGDYIKSMQPPISPLLALCCFLIAERHFGDASDWSPYINILPKTYTCPVYFPDDIIGLLPGSLRKKAAEQKEKFQDLYSSSLTFFRSLQPLFSQPAEKLFTQDALRWAWCSVNTRTVYMEHYQSNYLSREKDVYALAPYLDLLNHCPNVQVEASFNKETRCYEIKSVKGCKKFQQAFINYGPHDNHRLLLEYGFVAPDNPQSVVYVDLEVLQLCYDKRDKQLAQKLLYLKDNDFLSASWKNVLLGASVSQEQEDWCINCALKLCNNLIEDSVNALERLSQLKEDTDLSRLEQLCVVESLRQEEQRILEHTRVLLQNLQRQ; encoded by the exons ATGGACAAACCCGGGCGTCGTTGTGGTAGAAGAGCAAGGAGCAAAAGACGACGAAAAAAACGCGATAATGTCCCACAAG TTACGCTTTCTCACGAGGCTCAGTTTGTTCATTTGAGGAAATGGCTGAATGAAAGATGGTTTACTTCTCAGTCTCTCATCCCTGTCAACTTCCATG ATACAGGACGGGGGCTTATGTCTACTCGCGCTATCAAG GCTAATGGCAAGGTGATTTCCTTACCCGAGAACTGCTTACTGACCACCAGAACAGTGCTTAGAAGTTACATGGGGGATTATATAAAAAG TATGCAGCCGCCAATATCTCCTCTCCTGGCTCTTTGTTGTTTCCTCATTGCTGAGAGACATTTTGGAGATGCATCAGACTGGAGTCCATACATCAATATCCTTCCAAAGACATACACGTGCCCTGTGTACTTCCCCGATGACATCATTGGCCTCCTGCCTGGGAGTCTCCGGAAAAAAGCCGCAGAGCAGAAAGAAAAGTTTCAGGATCTCTATTCCTCCTCGCTTACGTTTTTCCGTTCCCTCCAGCCACTTTTTAGCCAGCCAGCAGAGAAGCTGTTTACCCAGGATGCACTGCGGTGGGCTTGGTGCAGCGTTAACACTCGTACGGTGTATATGGAGCATTATCAGAGTAACTATCTTTCCCGGGAGAAGGACGTTTATGCGCTCGCACCGTACCTTGACCTGTTGAACCACTGTCCTAACGTCCAA GTTGAAGCCAGCTTTAATAAAGAAACCCGCTGCTATGAGATTAAAAGTGTTAAAGGCTGTAAAAAGTTCCAGCAGGCGTTCATCAACTACGGACCTCATGACAACCATAGACTGCTTTTGGAATATGGCTTTGTCGCTCCTGACAATCCCCAAAGTGTAGTATATGTTGATTTAG AAGTTCTACAATTGTgctatgataaaagagacaaaCAGCTAGCACAGAAACTACTGTACCTAAAGGACAATGATTTTCTAAG TGCTAGTTGGAAAAATGTCCTCTTGGGGGCATCAGTGAGCCAGGAGCAGGAAGATTGGTGCATTAACTGTGCCCTAAAGCTTTGCAATAACCTCATTGAAGACAGTGTCAATGCACTAGAGAGG CTATCTCAGCTCAAAGAGGATACGGACCTGTCTCGCCTCGAGCAACTGTGTGTGGTGGAGAGCCTGAGACAAGAGGAGCAAAGGATTCTGGAACACACACGAGTGCTTCTACAAAACCTCCAGAGACAATAG
- the cryzl1 gene encoding quinone oxidoreductase-like protein 1 yields MKGLYCKPGDQGDIKFILQETNVPNNIGNYEVKLQVKSCALSPVDFKLCEALKLGKEQIPVGREIAGVVLQVGPKVSFFQPEDEVVGILPLDAELSGLCSVVLIDEFNLVQKPAKVSWFEAAAVMKDGVRAYTALHTLARMAVGQTVLVLDGASPFGVLAIQLAHYHGVKVIATALSPEDQKFLEEFRPSVARVIRAWDPKDDFVDSCLEETGGLGVDIIVDSGVKMFEEEAEAQRHLPHKHDIITLLSVGGHWVTTEQNLQMDPPDSHIMFMKAASLSFLNEEVWTASRSKQGRYLHIMKDVVEKLSMGTFRPQMEDPVPLYEATVSMEMVQKKQARKRIVVKL; encoded by the exons ATGAAGGGTCTTTACTGTAAACCAGGAGACCAGGGTGATATAAAGTTTATCTTACAAGAAACG AATGTACCCAATAACATTGGCAACTATGAGGTCAAACTTCAAGTTAAAAGCTGTGCCCTAAGTCCAGTTGATTTTAAG cTATGTGAGGCCTTAAAGCTTGGAAAAGAACAGATCCCAGTCGGAAGGGAGATCGCTGGAGTTGTTCTTCAAG TTGGACCAAAAGTCTCATTTTTCCAGCCAGAAGATGAGGTTGTTG GGATTCTCCCTCTGGATGCTGAGCTATCTGGCCTGTGTTCTGTCGTGCTTATTGATGAATTTAATTTag TTCAGAAGCCAGCGAAAGTGAGTTGGTTTGAAGCCGCAGCGGTAATGAAAGACGGTGTCAGGGCCTACACGGCTCTCCATACACTGGCTCGGATGGCTGTGGGTCAAACTGTACTCGTGCTAGATGGGGCAAGT CCCTTTGGGGTTTTGGCCATTCAGCTCGCCCACTATCATGGTGTAAAAGTCATCGCTACAGCTTTGTCTCCCGAAGACCAGAAGTTTTTGGAGGAGTTCAGGCCGAGTGTGG CACGAGTGATCAGAGCGTGGGACCCGAAGGATGACTTTGTGGATTCGTGTCTTGAGGAGACAGGGGGACTTGGAGTGGACATCATCGTTGACTCAGGAG TGAAAATGTTTGAGGAGGAAGCCGAAGCGCAGAGGCATCTCCCGCATAAACACGACATCATTACACTTCTGTCAGTCGGAGGTCATTGGGTTACTACAGAACAGAACTTACAG ATGGATCCTCCAGACAGCCACATTATGTTTATGAAGGCGGCTTCTCTCTCATTCCTTAATGAAGAGGTGTGGACAGCATCTCGATCCAAGCAGGGCAGATATCTTC ATATAATGAAAGATGTGGTGGAGAAGCTTTCCATGGGAACATTTAG GCCACAGATGGAGGACCCTGTACCGCTATATGAAGCTACTGTCTCCATGGAAATGGTTCAGAAAAAGCAAGCCAGGAAAAGGATAGTTGTCAAGCTTTGA